gcaaatggatgtcacacatgtACCTTCATTTGGAAAATTGTCATTTGTTCATGTGACAGTTGATACTTATTCACATTTCATATGGGCAACCCCCCAGGCAGGAGAAAGTACTTCCCAtgttaaaagacatttattatcttgttttgctgtcatgggagttccagaaaaaattaaaacagataatggGCCAGGATACCGTagcaaaacatttcaaaaattcttaaatcagtgGAAAATTACACACACAACAGAAATCCCTTATAATTCTCAAGGACAGGCCATAATTGGAAGAACTAATAGAACACTAAAAGCTCAATTGgttaaacaaaaaaaggaaaaagagaataagGAGTATAACACTCCCCAGATGCAACTTAATCTAGCACTCtatactttaaatgttttaaacgTTTATGGAAATCAGACCACTACTTCTGCAGAACGACATTTCACTGGTACAAAGAACAGCCCACATGAGGGAAAACTGAACTGGTGGAAAGACAACAAAAAGAAGACATGGGAAATAGGGAAGGTAATAACATGGGggagaggttttgtttgtttttcaccaGGAGAAAATCAGCTTCCTGTCTGGATACCCACTAGACATTTAAAGTTCTACAATGAACCCATCGGAGATGCAAAGAAAAGCGCCTCCGCAAAGACGGAAAACCCGCAATCAAGCATCATCGACTCTTCAGGTAAACAAAACGGTGGTATCAGAAGAACAGATGCAGTGGCCATCCACCAAGGAAGCAGAGCCACCGACCTGGGCCCAACTAAAGAAGCTGACACAGTTAGTTGAAAAAAGCCTGAAGAGCACAAGGGTAACACAAATTCGAGAGAATATGCTGCTTGCAGCTTTGATGGTTGTATCAACGGTGGTAAGTCTCCCTATGTCTGCAGGAGCAACTGCAGCTAATTATACTTACTGGGCCTATGTGCCTTTCATGCCCTTAATTCAGGCAGTCACTTGGATGGATAATTCTATTAAAGTATATGTTAACAATAGTGCATGGGTACCAGGCCCTACAGATGACCATGGCCCTGCCCGAcctaaagaagaagaaatgatgatAAACATTTCCACTGGGTATCATTATTCTCCTATTTGCCTGGGGAAGGCACCAGGATGCTTAATGCCTACAACCCAAAATTGGTTGGTAGAAGCACCTACTGTCAGTGCCATCAGTAAATTTACTTATCACATGGTAAGTGGAATGTCACTCGGGCCACAGATAAATAATTTACAGGACTCTTCTTatcaaagataattaaaatttagGCCTAAGGGAAAACCTTGCCCCAAGGAAATTCCCAAAGAATCAAAAGACCCAGAAGTCTTAGTTTGGGGAGAATGTGTGGCTGACACTGCGGTGGTATTACAAAACAATGAATTTGGAACTGTTATAGACTGGGCCTCTCGAGGCCAATTATATTACAATTGTACGGGCCAGACTCACTCATGTTCACAGGCCCATCTGTCTGGCCCACTAATCCTGCCTATGATAGTGATTTAACTAAAAGACTGGACCAGGTTTATAGAAGGTTAAAATCACCCTATCCATGGAAAAGGGGGGGAAAGGAAATTTCATCATCTCGACCAAAGTTAGTTAGTCCTGTTACTGGTCCTGAACATCCAGAATTATGGAAGTTTACTGTGGCCTTTACAAAAAATTGTAAGCCATATTATACTATTAACCTAAATTCCAATCTGACAATTCCTTTACAAAGTAGTGTAAAACCCCCTTATATGCTAGTTGTAGAAAACATAGTTATTAAACCAGATTCCCACACTATAACCTGTACAAATTGTAGATTGTTTACTTGCATTGATTCAACTTTTGATTGATAGCACCGTATTCTGCTAGTGAGGGTAAGAGAGGGCGTGTGGATCCCTGTGTCCATCGACCGACCATGGGAAGCTTCCCCATTCGTCCATATTTTAACAGAAGTATTAAAAGGAGTTCTAACTAGATCCAAAAGACTCATTTTTACTTTCATTGCAGTGATTATGGGTCTTATTGCAGCTACTGCTGCGGCTGCTGGAATACTTTACATTCCTCTGTTCAAATTGCAGAATACGTAAATAATTGGCAAAAGAATTTCTCAAAATTGTGGAATTCTCAGACCCAAATAgatcaaaaattggcaaatcaaattaatgatcttaGACAAACTGTCATTTGGATGGGAGATAGGCTCATGagcttggaatatctttttcagtTATAGTGTGACTGGAATACATCAGATTTTTGTATTACACCTCGAGCCTATAATGAATCTAAACATCACTGGGAAATGGTTAGACACCATCTACAAGGAAGAGAAGATAATCTTACTttagatatttcaaaattaaaaaaacaaattttaaggcATCAAAAGTCCAGTTAAATCTGGTGCCAGAAACTGAGGCAATGGTGAAAGCTGCTGATGGCCTCACAAATCTTAACCCCGCCACTTGGGTTAAAACCACTGGAAGTTCCACTATTGCAAATTTTGTATCAATCCTTGTATGTGTGTTCTCTCTGTTGTTAGTCTACAGGTGTATCCAGCAGCTCCAGAGAGACAACGACCAGCGAGAACCGGCCATGATGATGATGGCAgttttgtcaaaaagaaaagggggatatgtagggaaaagaaagagagatcagactgttactgtgtctatgtagaaagggaAGATATAAGTAAGAAATTTCATTTTGACATGTACCCTGAACAATTGCTTTGccctgagatgctgttaatctgtaactttgCCCCAGCCACTTTGCCCCAACCTCTTTGCCCCGACCTTGAGCTCACAAAAACatgtgttgtatggaatcaaggtttaagggatctagggctgtgcaggataTGCTgtgttaacaaaatgtttacaagcggtatgcttggtaaaagtcatcgccattctctaGTCTGGATAAACCGGAGGCACCACGCACTGTGgaaagccgcagggacctctgccctggaaagccgggtattgtccaaggtttctccccatgtgagagtctgaaatatggccttaTGGGATGAGAAAGACCTGACCGTCCCCCAGTCTGACacctgtgaagggtctgtgctgaggaggattagtaaaagaggaaagctTCTTGCAGTTGAGGTAGAGGAAGgccactgtctcctgcctgcccctggaaACTAAATGTCTCGGTATAAAGCCCGATTGTACATTTGCTCAATTCTGAGATGGGAGAAAAACCGCCCTGTGGCGGGAGGTGAGACAtgttggcagcaatgctgctCTGTTATCCTTTGCTCCACTGAGATGCTTGGGCGGAGAGAAACACAAATCTGGCCGacgtgcacatccaggcatagtaTCTCCCCTTGAACTTAATTATGACGCAGATTCTTTTGCTCACAGgttttcttgctgaccttctccctgttatcaccctgctctcctgccgcattcctcttgctgagataatgaaaataataatcaataaaaccTGAGGGAACTCAGCGACCGGTGCCGGTGCAGGTCCTTGGTATGCTGAGTGCCGGTCTCCCGGGCCCACTGTTGTTTCTCtgagtcttatttcttttctcagtttctcaTCCCACCTGACGAgatatacccacaggtgtggagcgGCAGGCCGCCCCTTCAATTTTATCTTTATCAAAGTGGGGCATCTCCTAAGGCGTGTTTGTgagaaacaagacagaaaaaactCTCGTGGAGAGAAAAAACCTGCTCTTTTGAGTTTGGTGGTCCTTTGGGGCATGCTTTGTTGGGAGAACAGCAGAAAATATGCAGAGAACTCCAGGGAGTTCTTGGTGGTGATTTGTCACCTTCACCAGGCAAAGGGATGGCTGAGATGGCCTGGCCGCTAGGGAACTCCCAGACCCTCGAGGAGAGGTATGTCTTCTTATGACTGCAAGTAAGGGATTTACATGGGTTGGGAGAACCACTATTTTTTCCCCCAGCATAGAgattacttttgttattttttaaaaaattgatctaTATCTTGTTAgtataaccccagcactctgggaagctgaggtgggaggattgcttaagtccaggaattggagaccagcctggacaacatggcgaaacctggtctctactaaaaatacaaaaattagccaggtgtggtggcgcacacctgtgatcccagctgtgCAGGAGGCTGAGCCACGAGAATCTCAGAGCCCGGGAGTTTGAcactgcagtgagacaagattgtaccactgcactccagcctgggtaagagtgagatactgtcaaaaaaaaaaaaaaaaaaaaaaaaaaaaaaaaaaagaaagaaagaaaagaaaaacagccaaaAAACCTGTAAGTCAGAATTTCTACAGGTTGGCTCTGTACCAGAATTGCCTCAGACAGTTTTTCAAATTGTGGGTTTCAATCCTCCTTCCCAGCTTGTCTGAACCAGGGCATTTAGGTTTGGACTCCATGCagtattgttttttcttcaatCTTTCTAGTTGATTGTGTCCAATCACAATTGTGAATGTGTTGCAGCATTCAGCTCTAATTTAGCTTTCTCTTGctaaatatgtgtaaatatatggATAATTCTGCAAAAGAACACTTTCCTCAGAATAAAACTttaatcaggctgggtgcagtggctcacgcctgtaatcccagcacttttggaggccgaggcgagtggatcaggaggtcagaagatcgagaccagcttggctaacatggtgaaactccctctctactaaaaatacaaaaaattagccaggcttgatggcacgcacctgtagttccagctacttgggaagctgaggcaggagaattgcttgaacctgggaggtggagattgcagtgagctgagatcgtgccactgcactccagcctgggcgacagagctagactctgtctcgaaaaaaaaaagactttaatcaatggtgaaaacaaatgagaaaatgtcttGTGAGAAAAGTGCTTCATGAGGAATGCCTAAGCTAATCTCACATGAAACACGTCTCGATACTTCCACATACAAATGCAGGTAATAACGTTCACCCACCTCAGAGGAGAGTGTTGGCGTTGAGGCTTTATGATGTACTGCTTGTAAGATGCATTTAGACCCAAAGGTGGAAGCTGTACTGTAAAGCCTGCACTCATATTTCAAATGCTGAAATTCACCTTGTTATaattctcttccctcttcccttccttttaagCCTAACTGTAGCTCTTAGttaacttttctaaaaaaaattatcttgatgGAAAGCATATTCAATTTTACATAACTCCCTTCATTCCATATGTATGAGTGTCAGTTGAAAGGCTGAGATAAATTATTCCTTTCTTAAATAACTATGTAACAGCTGTCATGGTAGGttatgtttaatataaaaataattggtaGACTAGAACAGTGTCCAGCCTCGGCACTTTAATAGATACTTAATTATAATAATGACAAGAGCAACTAAGGACTATGACAGGATCCTGGAATTGTAGAACCGGTGTCTGCAAATGCAGGAGCTGGGGAATCAACTTGTTGCAAGTGAGTAAAATATGTTAAGTTTCCTGTAATTGTAGTTGAGCAGACTTAAAATTTTAGGTAAGCAATGGGGTTGAGAGTGAAGAGTTGAGTAGTTGttttatctagttttttttttttagcatgtcTCTAGATTTTTATCTAAATGGGCTCATACAATACATACTGTTCTGTGTGGCTTCTCATGACATCCATGAATATCGTTGCCTATAGCAATAGTTGATTCCTAGTTATTGTCGAGTTGACTTCCATTGGATTCTGGCTGTCCCGGAGTGGATTTTCCACTCACCTGTGAGTGGATGGACACTTTGGGTGTCAAATCATATTTTCTGTAGTGAATTTTATAGCCATCGGTGGCATTCCTGTTTAAGACTAGTGATGCTaatttcagaaagagaagagaacaaagtaGACATATCCAAGACCACAGAGGTAGATTGTTTTGTGGTAGAATTAGGAAGTCTACACAAGTAAGTGTGAAGACCCAAAggcttgtattttatttttaactctctAAGAGGGTATTTGTTATAATATCTGAAGGGGATTGTGCATCTCACAGCATtgcaatgaataaatgaatattgtattttcttcactttttaaaaaatccaaagttTACTTACATtgtataatacaaaaattttgcCACTTTATAGAGCAGACTTTCTTACGTTACATTTACTTTCATACTGggtatatttcattttactttgttttttattggtaGTGTCTTTctgagtaaaaaacaaataatgagttGTTAAGAAGTATCTTATTCAGTGTAAGAACCTAAtggttagaaaagaaaaagaaaggtttatagttacttatttataatttttctatactGCTGAGtagttttctttctactttatagTAATAACATTCCAAGAATTATTTAATATCAGACCATTTGGGGGAAGTTTGGGAATATGTGTAAATTTCtttagaaatctttaaaaattacttctatGTGTAGGTGAGAAATCACATAAGAAAGCAGTGATCTAGTAATAAGTTTCTTCCAGCAgtgaatgagtaaaataaaacacataaggCACTGCTAAGTTTTAATTATTAaactatttcaatttaaaaaataaaatactatcagCTAAGGATAGCATAGCTTATATTCCAAATCAATAACTCTTTGAATGAAAAAGCCAGAATTTTGACTCATTAATATACAATGCAGCATTTGGTGTCATCCAAGAAGACACTTTTTATAACTTTCCCCTATTCTAGTTGCAAGTAACATTTGgtgtctttattcttttctttgagagagggtctcactctgtcgtctagACTGGAGTGCACCAGTGTGACTGTAGCTTTCTGTAGCCTCGAACTCTGGGGCGCAaatgatcttcttgcctcagcctcccaagcagctgagactacaggtgcacaccaccaggcctggctatttttattttattttgttctattttttagtagacacaaggtctccctgtgttgcttaggctgatctcaagctcctgggctcaaacaatcctcctgcctaggccttccaaagtgctgagaatacaggtgtgagccaccatgctggccctCTTATTCTAGTTTTATCATGACTAGTTCTAGTTTATAAATTCCcattattttaactttgtttcACTGTGAGGAGGAGGTCATTCTGCTCCCTTGGTCatgtctggggacatttttgTTGTCACATTGGTGGGGCATGGGTGGTCCTGGAACCTGGTGAATGAAGCCCAGGGACCCTGCTCAACACCCTTCAGTGCCCAGGACGGCCTGCgtcctccagaaaaaaaaataagctcttTTCTTCCATTCCCTATACCCCTGAAAAACACACAGTCCTACACGGAACCCACAGTGAATTTTCACCAAGCACGTGGCCACCAAGTCATCCAGCTCCAAATGTCAGCTGGACCAAGATGGAAAAAGCCTGGTCCAGTGCATTTTACCCAGCTCTTCAAAGCCCCTCTCACCCCTGTGTGTCCCCCGTCCGTGTGGAGCTTTACTTCTGTAGAGATCCTCAGGAATCGCCTCTGCTCTTGCTGCCTTTACAGACTCCCTCTCTAGGTTTCTGTTCTGAgtcaagaaaggaagaagaaattccaaTGAAAAGTGTGATAAATTACATTTCTCCACGTTAAAGTATCAACTGCTGAATCCTTCTGAATTTTGCCTGGGTTGTAATTATGTCTTAGACTTTCTTGTCTAAACTCTTATCATCAAGATGACTTGGTGAAAATTCACTGTAGGTTTCATTCAGGACAGCACATTTTGCAGGTGTgtagagaatggaagaaaagagcTTATTTTTTTTATCTGGAGAACACAGACACTTTAAAGAGTAGCTTCAGTGcctataatatttttgttaatgaaTGTTAATAGAGTATTTTAATGAATGCAGAGGCTGCTTTGGATTTTATTAGTTGACCTTAAACAGCACTTTGCTCATGTAGCCCGATTTACCTACATAGACTCAGGACTAGTGATGTTAACACCATCCTTCGTCATTGGGAACGGAAAGGTTCAGAGGGTGGTGTCTGGGTAGCATTGCGATTTCCTGAGATGAATGCTCTCATAAAAGTAATTATTGTTTTGGTTTCACCTGCGGTTGGGAAATGCCTTGTAGAATTATACAGTTCTACCATCAAAGTGACCTAGGAAACCAAAATGACTGAGGGCATCTctcttgttattttaatttttaaaattttaaatcttaggctggatgtggtggctcatgcctgtaatcccagcactctgggaggcagaggtgggtggatcatctgagatcagcagttctagaccatcctggccaacatggtgcaaacgtgtctctactaaaaatacaaaaattagccaggcgtggtggcgtatgcctgtagtcccagctactcaggagtctgaggcaggagaaccgcttgaacctgggaggtggaggttgcagtgagctgagattgcgccactgcactccagcctgagtgaaagagtgaggtgccatctcaaaaaaaaaattaaaattacatcttaattgataaatcatatttatacatatttttggggtacatgtgatatttttagaCCTgtgtacaatgtgtaataatccaATCAGAGAAATCAGGATATTTATCacctcatttatcttttctttgtattggAAACATTACAAttctttcttctagctattttgaaatacgcAGTAAATCATCtaatctccctattttattttttgtttttattttatttagtaatttattattattattttttcataatagagatggggt
This portion of the Macaca thibetana thibetana isolate TM-01 chromosome X, ASM2454274v1, whole genome shotgun sequence genome encodes:
- the LOC126946417 gene encoding endogenous retrovirus group K member 19 Rec protein-like, encoding MNPSEMQRKAPPQRRKTRNQASSTLQVNKTVVSEEQMQWPSTKEAEPPTWAQLKKLTQLVEKSLKSTRSTGVSSSSRETTTSENRP